From Scomber japonicus isolate fScoJap1 chromosome 22, fScoJap1.pri, whole genome shotgun sequence, one genomic window encodes:
- the ripk3 gene encoding receptor-interacting serine/threonine-protein kinase 3, translating to MALTTSVAPALIADSSLEGWVVIGSGGFGQIYKARHCQWCCDVAVKLLHYDDGTSSSLLREVEMMRQGSSPYVIQVLGVFKGRLPTSGPSTHLGLVMEFMERGTLASLQDTLHGAPPWPLVFRLAHQVALGINFLHSLSPALLHLDLKPSNVLLDSYLNAKLTDFGLARFYHSIKRMSKRNTEEEGGTISYMPPEAFGVSYSPTRASDIYSYGILLWSLVTGKQPYPNAMSSIVRFRIPQGDRPSLDEIRDQSTGLTGLMDLMVKCWEQRPAQRPTSRECTTVSEELFKMHKHAIIDSVHQVLKKLDQREQDRRTDETQRFDNSQTSAVNAGFQGLNLCDSVPTGRPPVQEIASGLDANYRDKTRVKDLPSTRPTSMCHIDQTERTPSSYKVKPSTVHPIHSSPPTPLNFPTPPNPPTPPNPPTPPKPPNGRSPQGRPAHISQPAQFQRQFSSPDTFSCHSPSTRGLCINLSNVVGFQQGNNNTMFINDYAAESLERRRHPTAPSSVNLSPTRGRQNTGGAG from the exons ATGGCACTCACAACTTCTGTAGCTCCCGCGCTGATTGCCGACTCCAGCCTGGAGGGTTGGGTCGTTATCGGCTCCGGAGGGTTTGGACAAATCTACAAAGCAAGACATTGTCAATGGTGCTGCGATGTCGCTGTTAAACTGCTTCATTATGATGACGG gACCAGCTCATCTTTGCTGCGAGAGGTTGAAATGATGCGTCAAGGAAGCAGCCCATATGTCATTCAAGTCCTTGGGGTCTTCAAGGGTCGACTGCCGACCTCTGGACCATCAACACACCTCGGTCTGGTCATGGAGTTCATGGAGAGAGGAACACTGGCGTCCCTACAG GACACCTTACACGGAGCCCCACCCTGGCCGCTGGTCTTCAGGCTGGCCCACCAGGTGGCTCTGGGTATAAACTTCCTTCACAGTCTCTCCCCTGCCCTGCTCCACCTGGATCTGAAGCCCAGCAACGTGCTGCTAGACTCCTATCTGAATGCCAAG CTTACAGATTTTGGCCTTGCCAGATTTTACCACAGCATCAAACGGATGTCCAAGAGGAACACCGAAGAGGAAGGGGGAACAATCAGCTACATGCCACCGGAGGCGTTTGGTGTCTCGTACAGTCCTACACGGGCCTCTGATATCTACAG CTATGGTATACTCCTGTGGTCCCTTGTCACAGGGAAACAACCATATCCAA ATGCAATGTCCAGCATTGTGCGGTTTCGCATCCCGCAGGGAGACAGACCTTCGCTGGATGAGATCAGAGATCAGTCAACAGGGCTGACAGGACTGATGGACCTCATGGTGAAATGCTGGGAGCAAAGACCTGCACAAAGGCCGACCTCCCGTG AGTGTACAACGGTGTCAGAAGAACTGTTTAAGATGCACAAACATGCAATTATTGATTCAGTCCATCAAGTGCTGAAAAAACTG GACCAAAGGGAACAAGACAGAAGAACAGACGAGACTCAAAGATTTGATAACTCTCAGACTTCAG cagtgaACGCCGGATTTCAAGGTTTAAACCTTTGTGATAGCGTACCAACAGGACGCCCACCAGTTCAG GAAATTGCCAGCGGTTTGGATGCAAATTACAGAGACAAAACACGAGTCAAAG ATCTGCCTTCAACCCGACCTACAAGTATGTGTCATATTGACCAGACTGAGCGCACACCATCAAGTTATAAAGTGAAGCCTTCCACTGTTCATCCCATTCATTCGTCTCCTCCGACTCCTCTGAATTTTCCGACTCCTCCGAATCCTCCGACTCCTCCGAATCCTCCGACTCCTCCGAAACCTCCGAATGGGAGGTCACCTCAAGGAAGACCAGCACACATTTCTCAGCCGGCTCAGTTTCAG CGTCAGTTTTCCAGCCCCGACACCTTCTCGTGCCATAGTCCCTCTACTCGTGGACTCTGCATAAATCTCAGCAACGTAGTCGGATTTCAGCAAGGCAACAACAACACCATGTTCATCAACGACTATGCCGCTGAGTCCTTAGAGAGGAGACGGCACCCAACAGCGCCATCTAGCGTTAACCTTTCGCCGACACGAGGCAGACAGAACACAGGAGGAGCCGGCTGA
- the si:dkeyp-74b6.2 gene encoding cerebellin-1 has protein sequence MPYPSPPASLYFAPRCVFFVGLLLLVHWGPSEVSCQNDTEPIVLEGKCLVVCDSNPTAEPAGNALGMSVRSGTGRVAFSATRNTNHEPSEMSNRTMTIYFDQVLVNVGSHFDPARSIFVAPRKGVYSFSFHVVKVYNRQTIQVSLVLNGWPVISAFAGDQDVTREAATNAGLVLMERGDKAYLKLERGNLMGGWKYSTFSGFLVFPL, from the exons ATGCCCTACCCATCTCCTCCCGCTTCACTCTACTTTGCTCCccgctgtgtgttttttgttggaCTGCTGCTCCTTGTCCATTGGGGACCGTCAGAGGTCAGTTGCCAGAATGACACAGAGCCAATCGTGTTGGAGGGAAAGTGTCTGGTGGTGTGTGACTCCAATCCCACAGCGGAGCCAGCGGGTAATGCTCTTGGCATGTCGGTAAGGTCAGGAACTGGTCGGGTGGCATTTTCAGCCACCCGTAACACCAACCATGAACCCTCAGAGATGAGCAACCGCACCATGACCATCTACTTTGACCAG gTCTTAGTAAACGTTGGCAGCCATTTTGACCCAGCAAGGAGTATCTTTGTAGCTCCCAGAAAAGGAGTCTACAGTTTCAGCTTTCATGTGGTCAAAGTGTACAACCGGCAGACGATCCAA GTGAGTCTGGTTCTCAACGGCTGGCCGGTGATCTCGGCCTTCGCAGGTGATCAGGATGTGACGAGGGAAGCTGCCACCAACGCAGGGCTGGTGTTGATGGAGAGAGGCGACAAGGCTTACCTCAAACTGGAGAGGGGGAACCTGATGGGAGGGTGGAAGTACTCCACTTTCTCTGGGTTTCTGGTGTTCCCCTTGTAG
- the LOC128383533 gene encoding E3 ubiquitin-protein ligase TRIM39-like, protein MSTGNTGRNMASAPFEEQFRCCICIDIYTDPISIPCGHNFCLDCIEGYWDTKDKAECPLCKTTFRGRPDLRINHNFADIIEFFKRFQEEDVNVEEQQLPETDDVPCDICHGEKLTAVKSCLICQASYCETHLTSHLRDPALQRHRLTDPATFTTSHLCRTHNKPLEMFCKKDQTPVCEECAKREHKPHKIVPIAKESKRIKAHLKQTKSDIQQLTETRLTKIEEIKHSMDLSKKITEEEIQSSDEVCTMLITAIEKHRTTVVTELKQKQEEAETRAKELLRELEQEINDLQTRNSELQHLELTQNPLHLLQSFSYLSRLPSTRDWSEVPVHSDNCMGTVRRAMSKLVDIIQEIANTLSAAEADKMNEYAVDVTLDPVTASGWLALSPDGKKVSIGCQTKKIPLPDSPQRFDSCVCVLGKQNFASGRRYWVVQVGDKTDWDLGVARETINRKGAIKVRPSSGYWAICRRKGGNLSVCTSPSVTIHLKQAPQKVGIFLDYEDGMVSFFDADAKTHIYTYKGCTFTESLYPYFNPCVQDNGKNSAPLVICAV, encoded by the exons GCAGGAACATGGCCTCCGCACCATTCGAGGAGCAGTTCCGTTGCTGTATCTGTATTGATATCTACACCGACCCCATCTCCATCCCgtgtggacacaacttctgtCTGGACTGCATCGAAGGCTACTGGGATACGAAGGACAAGGCAGAGTGTCCACTTTGCAAAACGACATTCAGAGGCCGCCCCGACCTCAGGATCAACCATAACTTTGCAGATATCATTGAATTCTTCAAAAGGTTC CAAGAGGAGGACGTCAACGTTGAAGAGCAACAACTTCCTGAGACTGATGATGTTCCCTGTGATATTTGTCACGGAGAAAAGTTAACGGCGGTAAAATCGTGCCTCATCTGCCAAGCGTCTTACTGTGAAACTCACCTCACGTCTCACCTGAGAGATCCGGCCCTCCAGAGACATCGGTTGACAGATCCAGCCACCTTCACCACCAGTCACCTGTGCAGAACTCACAACAAGCCTCTGGAGATGTTCTGCAAGAAAGACCAGACACCTGTGTGCGAGGAATGTGCAAAGAGGGAGCATAAACCCCACAAGATTGTTCCCATAGCGAAGGAGAGCAAGAGGATCAAG GCTCATTTGAAGCAAACAAAGTCCGACATTCAACAGCTGACCGAGACTAGACTGACAAAAATAGAAGAAATCAAACATTCAATGGACCTAAGCAAA aaaatcacaGAGGAAGAGATACAAAGCAGTGATGAGGTCTGCACCATGCTGATTACCGCCATTGAGAAACACCGCACCACTGTCGTCACGGAGctcaaacagaaacaggaagaagcTGAAACGAGAGCAAAGGAGCTGCTTCGTGAGCTGGAGCAAGAAATCAATGACCTGCAGACGAGAAACAGCGAGCTACAGCACCTGGAGCTCACCCAGAACCCTCTTCACCTCCTACAG aGCTTCTCATATCTAAGTCGACTCCCATCTACCAGAGACTGGTCTGAGGTCCCAGTCCACTCAGATAACTGCATGGGGACAGTGAGGAGAGCCATGTCCAAGCTGGTGGACATCATCCAGGAGATTGCAAACACACTGTCTGCAGCAG AAGCAGACAAGATGAATGAATATGCAG TCGATGTCACTTTGGATCCTGTGACTGCTTCAGGCTGGCTGGCCCTGTCTCCAGATGGAAAAAAG GTGAGCATCGGCTGCCAGACGAAGAAGATCCCGCTCCCAGACAGTCCTCAGCGGTTTGACTCCTGCGTTTGCGTTTTGGGGAAACAAAACTTTGCATCTGGAAGACGCTACTGGGTCGTTCAG GTTGGTGATAAAACAGACTGGGATCTGGGCGTTGCCAGGGAGACCATCAACAGGAAGGGGGCCATCAAGGTGCGACCCAGCAGCGGTTACTGGGCGATCTGCCGGCGGAAAGGGGGCAACCTGAGTGTCTGCACTAGCCCCTCCGTCACCATCCACCTCAAACAAGCCCCGCAGAAAGTGGGCATCTTCCTGGACTACGAGGACGGGATGGTCTCCTTCTTCGACGCAGACGCAAAGACTCACATTTATACTTATAAAGGATGCACCTTCACTGAGTCCCTCTACCCGTACTTTAATCCTTGTGTTCAAGACAACGGGAAGAACAGCGCCCCCTTAGTGATTTGTGCTGTTTAG